A genomic window from Nocardioides jiangxiensis includes:
- a CDS encoding TetR/AcrR family transcriptional regulator: MPSSKPRTRAAHLGPERRRPAVLDAALEIAVDGGMAAVTIGTVASHLGVTRPVVYACYPDRVELVSALLDREATLLRESLLTALHSSGGQADPEAAFVTGFRSLLAAAEKQPLTWRLLVSGEPDPALSARFQAARAEILEHATHWIRSAVDQWWEIDDLDRKMPVLMELFMASCEAAIRSLLDERNPWTPDELGALVGSAACRMFSGA, translated from the coding sequence ATGCCGTCGAGCAAGCCCCGCACCCGCGCCGCCCACCTCGGGCCGGAGCGCCGACGCCCGGCCGTGCTCGACGCCGCGCTCGAGATCGCGGTGGACGGCGGCATGGCGGCCGTGACGATCGGCACCGTGGCCAGCCACCTCGGCGTCACCCGGCCCGTCGTCTACGCGTGCTATCCCGACCGCGTCGAGCTGGTCAGCGCGCTCCTGGACCGCGAGGCGACGCTGCTGCGCGAGTCGCTGCTGACCGCGCTCCACTCCTCCGGCGGCCAGGCCGACCCCGAGGCGGCGTTCGTGACCGGCTTCCGGTCGCTGCTCGCGGCGGCCGAGAAGCAGCCCCTGACCTGGCGCCTCCTGGTCAGCGGCGAACCCGACCCGGCGCTCTCGGCCCGGTTCCAGGCGGCACGCGCCGAGATCCTCGAGCACGCCACCCACTGGATCCGCTCGGCCGTCGACCAGTGGTGGGAGATCGACGACCTCGACCGCAAGATGCCGGTCCTCATGGAGCTCTTCATGGCGTCGTGCGAGGCGGCGATCAGGTCACTCCTCGACGAGCGCAACCCGTGGACCCCTGACGAGCTCGGCGCGCTCGTCGGCAGCGCTGCCTGCCGGATGTTCAGCGGCGCCTGA